From the genome of Labrus bergylta chromosome 12, fLabBer1.1, whole genome shotgun sequence, one region includes:
- the birc7 gene encoding baculoviral IAP repeat-containing protein 7 isoform X1 — translation MTGTGQEGRGRTTCQRMMDDRSTVLHILEDPQMRREGERIRTFHNWPADAPVTSGELAKAGFFFLGSGDKVQCFCCGGILRCWVHGDSPAIEHQRHFPTCHFILGRAVGNIPLQTGSSDSVDGQLLSQLQRMTMDDQGTAGQAVYPEMDTEESRLTTFHNWPTEASVQPDVLVRAGFFYTGHGDNVKCFYCDGGLRNWEPGDDPWQEHAKWFPRCEFLIQSRGQDYISNIQDAHFHLGETVGGSQSSMGRDVGSRNDMVGGLATSSAMLSPVVQTVLQMGFEASLVESLVQTKYLLTGQHYTSVSNLVTDVLQAEQEERERGQQSREPETRQGTSAGNARTQTPIRERVKDPSPEELLRQLQEERTCKVCMDKLVSIVFIPCGHLVVCGDCAASLRHCPICRAVIRGSVRAFMS, via the exons ATGACTGGAACAGGACAAGAAGGGAGAGGAAGAACCACATGCCAGAGAATGATGGATGACAGGAGTACTGTGCTGCACATCCTCGAGGATCCTCAAATGAGGAGGGAAGGGGAGAGGATTCGAACTTTTCACAACTGGCCAGCAGATGCTCCTGTAACATCTGGAGAGCTGGCCAAGGCAGGCTTCTTCTTCCTTGGTTCTGGGGATAAAGTCCAATGTTTCTGCTGTGGAGGGATTTTAAGATGTTGGGTGCACGGGGACAGCCCAGCCATCGAGCACCAGAGGCATTTCCCCACTTGTCATTTTATCCTGGGTCGAGCTGTAGGAAATATTCCACTTCAAACGGGATCCTCCGATTCTGTAGATGGACAGCTGTTGAGTCAGCTCCAGAGGATGACTATGGACGACCAGGGGACAGCTGGACAAGCTGTTTACCCAGAGATGGACACGGAAGAATCCCGGCTTACTACTTTCCACAACTGGCCCACCGAGGCCTCAGTCCAGCCAGATGTCCTTGTCAGAGCCGGATTTTTCTATACAG GTCATGGTGACAACGTCAAGTGCTTCTACTGTGATGGGGGGCTGAGGAACTGGGAGCCGGGAGACGACCCCTGGCAGGAACATGCCAAGTGGTTTCCACG ATGTGAGTTTTTAATCCAGTCGAGAGGGCAGGACTATATCAGCAACATCCAGGATGCTCACTTCCACCTGGGTGAGACTGTG GGTGGATCCCAGAGCTCCATGGGTAGAGATGTTGGATCAAGAAATG ATATGGTCGGAGGTCTGGCAACCTCCTCTGCCATGCTGTCTCCTGTGGTGCAGACAGTGCTGCAGATGGGCTTTGAAGCCAGCCTGGTGGAGAGTTTGGTCCAGACCAAGTACCTTCTGACCGGCCAGCACTACACCTCTGTGTCTAACCTGGTCACTGATGTGCTGCAGGCAGagcaggaggaaagagagagggggcaaCAGAGCAGAG AGCCTGAGACAAGGCAGGGTACAAGTGCAGGAAATGCGAGGACACAAACCCCCATCAGAGAAAGag TAAAGGACCCGAGTCCAGAGGAGCTGCTCAGGCAGCTGCAAGAAGAGAGGACGTGTAAGGTATGCATGGACAAACTGGTGTCCATCGTCTTCATCCCCTGTGGACATCTGGTGGTGTGTGGAGACTGTGCTGCTAGCCTGCGTCACTGCCCCATCTGCAGAGCTGTGATCAGAGGCAGTGTGCGAGCGTTCATGTCCTGA
- the birc7 gene encoding baculoviral IAP repeat-containing protein 7 isoform X2, producing the protein MTGTGQEGRGRTTCQRMMDDRSTVLHILEDPQMRREGERIRTFHNWPADAPVTSGELAKAGFFFLGSGDKVQCFCCGGILRCWVHGDSPAIEHQRHFPTCHFILGRAVGNIPLQTGSSDSVDGQLLSQLQRMTMDDQGTAGQAVYPEMDTEESRLTTFHNWPTEASVQPDVLVRAGFFYTGHGDNVKCFYCDGGLRNWEPGDDPWQEHAKWFPRCEFLIQSRGQDYISNIQDAHFHLGETVGGSQSSMGRDVGSRNVPSMVTGLVSFSHPPDMVGGLATSSAMLSPVVQTVLQMGFEASLVESLVQTKYLLTGQHYTSVSNLVTDVLQAEQEERERGQQSREPETRQGTSAGNARTQTPIRERVKDPSPEELLRQLQEERTCKVCMDKLVSIVFIPCGHLVVCGDCAASLRHCPICRAVIRGSVRAFMS; encoded by the exons ATGACTGGAACAGGACAAGAAGGGAGAGGAAGAACCACATGCCAGAGAATGATGGATGACAGGAGTACTGTGCTGCACATCCTCGAGGATCCTCAAATGAGGAGGGAAGGGGAGAGGATTCGAACTTTTCACAACTGGCCAGCAGATGCTCCTGTAACATCTGGAGAGCTGGCCAAGGCAGGCTTCTTCTTCCTTGGTTCTGGGGATAAAGTCCAATGTTTCTGCTGTGGAGGGATTTTAAGATGTTGGGTGCACGGGGACAGCCCAGCCATCGAGCACCAGAGGCATTTCCCCACTTGTCATTTTATCCTGGGTCGAGCTGTAGGAAATATTCCACTTCAAACGGGATCCTCCGATTCTGTAGATGGACAGCTGTTGAGTCAGCTCCAGAGGATGACTATGGACGACCAGGGGACAGCTGGACAAGCTGTTTACCCAGAGATGGACACGGAAGAATCCCGGCTTACTACTTTCCACAACTGGCCCACCGAGGCCTCAGTCCAGCCAGATGTCCTTGTCAGAGCCGGATTTTTCTATACAG GTCATGGTGACAACGTCAAGTGCTTCTACTGTGATGGGGGGCTGAGGAACTGGGAGCCGGGAGACGACCCCTGGCAGGAACATGCCAAGTGGTTTCCACG ATGTGAGTTTTTAATCCAGTCGAGAGGGCAGGACTATATCAGCAACATCCAGGATGCTCACTTCCACCTGGGTGAGACTGTG GGTGGATCCCAGAGCTCCATGGGTAGAGATGTTGGATCAAGAAATG TTCCTTCAATGGTCACCGGGCTCGTCTCCTTCTCTCATCCCCCAGATATGGTCGGAGGTCTGGCAACCTCCTCTGCCATGCTGTCTCCTGTGGTGCAGACAGTGCTGCAGATGGGCTTTGAAGCCAGCCTGGTGGAGAGTTTGGTCCAGACCAAGTACCTTCTGACCGGCCAGCACTACACCTCTGTGTCTAACCTGGTCACTGATGTGCTGCAGGCAGagcaggaggaaagagagagggggcaaCAGAGCAGAG AGCCTGAGACAAGGCAGGGTACAAGTGCAGGAAATGCGAGGACACAAACCCCCATCAGAGAAAGag TAAAGGACCCGAGTCCAGAGGAGCTGCTCAGGCAGCTGCAAGAAGAGAGGACGTGTAAGGTATGCATGGACAAACTGGTGTCCATCGTCTTCATCCCCTGTGGACATCTGGTGGTGTGTGGAGACTGTGCTGCTAGCCTGCGTCACTGCCCCATCTGCAGAGCTGTGATCAGAGGCAGTGTGCGAGCGTTCATGTCCTGA